One stretch of Priestia megaterium DNA includes these proteins:
- a CDS encoding DUF1129 family protein, whose protein sequence is MNAKELIKLNNKKRKGLTKENEEYYDKMLVYIRTNVSVSEQQAEELLIELLDHLIDAQAEGKGAAEIFGENIKNYCDEMIKQLPKEPLKSTAFFIGFLLLQLASLMAIVSGIGDIVVHYFKDSSQTVYVGTALITLGIVAVIISLDVFLFLKWIQKSVYKITNKIKDFFLLFVLIFVSLAGMVFLPKLIPPFGYAIEAGGFLYLTVGAATLIVLKWLNSKYQITK, encoded by the coding sequence ATGAACGCTAAAGAATTGATTAAACTAAATAATAAGAAGCGAAAAGGGCTGACCAAGGAAAACGAAGAGTACTATGATAAGATGCTTGTTTACATTCGAACGAATGTTTCAGTTTCTGAACAGCAGGCTGAGGAGCTATTAATAGAACTTTTGGATCACCTTATTGATGCACAAGCGGAAGGGAAGGGTGCCGCAGAGATTTTTGGAGAGAACATTAAGAATTACTGTGATGAAATGATTAAGCAATTACCTAAAGAACCGTTGAAAAGTACTGCTTTTTTTATAGGCTTTTTATTGTTACAGCTAGCAAGCTTAATGGCCATAGTAAGTGGAATAGGAGATATCGTTGTACATTATTTTAAGGACAGCAGCCAGACAGTTTATGTAGGAACAGCACTAATCACTCTTGGTATAGTTGCTGTTATTATTTCTCTTGACGTTTTTCTGTTTTTAAAATGGATACAAAAATCTGTTTATAAAATAACAAATAAGATCAAGGACTTCTTCCTGCTATTTGTCTTAATTTTTGTTTCTCTCGCAGGTATGGTTTTCTTGCCAAAGCTTATTCCGCCTTTTGGATATGCAATTGAAGCTGGTGGTTTCTTATACTTAACCGTTGGGGCCGCAACGCTAATCGTTTTAAAGTGGTTGAATAGTAAATATCAAATTACAAAATGA
- a CDS encoding PadR family transcriptional regulator, translated as MSLRSQLLKGILEGCILSIIQKETVYGYELSQKLQQYGLNDVSEGSIYPILLRLQKEGLIKGEMKASPSGPKRKYYHLTASGENALCEIQDEWINIQNPVDKLLNRSFYDER; from the coding sequence ATGTCTTTGAGAAGTCAATTATTAAAAGGAATCTTAGAAGGGTGTATCTTATCAATTATTCAAAAAGAAACGGTTTATGGCTATGAGCTATCGCAGAAGCTTCAACAATACGGATTAAATGATGTGAGTGAAGGTTCCATTTACCCAATTTTACTACGTCTTCAAAAGGAGGGATTAATAAAAGGGGAAATGAAGGCATCGCCTTCGGGTCCTAAACGAAAGTACTATCATCTTACGGCATCTGGTGAAAACGCATTATGTGAAATCCAAGACGAATGGATAAACATTCAAAATCCTGTAGATAAACTGTTGAATAGGAGTTTTTACGATGAACGCTAA
- a CDS encoding cytidine deaminase, producing MEPKRLIDEAIAASKQAHVPYSHFHVGAALLTTDGKIYRGCNIENASYGLTNCAERTAIFKAVSEGDKQFSAIAVVGDTDGPISPCGACRQVLAEFCDDHTQIILANLKGDFVITNINEILPGYFSSKDLQK from the coding sequence GTGGAGCCAAAACGATTAATAGATGAAGCAATCGCAGCAAGCAAACAAGCACATGTACCGTATTCTCATTTCCATGTTGGTGCAGCTCTTTTAACAACCGATGGAAAGATTTATCGTGGATGCAATATTGAAAACGCTTCCTATGGATTGACGAACTGCGCTGAGCGAACGGCAATCTTTAAAGCTGTTTCAGAAGGGGACAAGCAGTTTTCAGCTATTGCAGTTGTAGGAGATACGGACGGACCAATTTCTCCTTGCGGTGCATGCAGACAAGTATTAGCTGAGTTCTGTGATGATCACACACAAATTATCTTAGCAAACCTAAAAGGAGATTTTGTGATTACAAACATCAACGAAATCTTACCGGGCTATTTTTCATCAAAAGACTTACAAAAATAA
- a CDS encoding AmiS/UreI family transporter: MDQIGLLLSGAALFLNGLMLLGKADEKNVGVFNLFVGAFQVIVPFYLIITSDQSNWILYERTAIFLFGLTYLYVGVTVLKGMQGTGLGYYSLWVSIIALVYVTVSLVHYHDVVNAITWILWSFLWFLFYVLNTSKKDVSAYVGKVAIVQSWVTLTIPALFSLTGVWGNKDMYNMWGIVLVASIIYFVYLGYRLFFSQPQKMILK; encoded by the coding sequence ATGGATCAAATTGGACTGTTGCTGTCAGGTGCAGCGTTATTTTTAAACGGACTCATGCTGCTTGGAAAAGCAGATGAAAAAAACGTAGGCGTATTCAACTTGTTTGTCGGAGCTTTTCAAGTTATTGTTCCGTTTTATTTAATTATTACGTCAGATCAAAGCAACTGGATTTTGTATGAAAGAACGGCGATTTTTTTATTTGGCCTTACGTATTTGTATGTAGGGGTGACGGTATTAAAAGGAATGCAGGGAACAGGACTTGGCTATTACTCGCTTTGGGTATCGATTATCGCTTTAGTGTACGTGACCGTTTCTCTTGTTCATTATCATGACGTAGTTAACGCTATTACATGGATTCTTTGGTCGTTTTTATGGTTTTTATTTTATGTGCTTAATACGAGCAAAAAAGATGTATCTGCATATGTGGGGAAAGTAGCGATTGTACAGTCGTGGGTGACGTTAACGATTCCAGCGCTGTTTTCACTAACAGGCGTATGGGGAAATAAGGATATGTACAATATGTGGGGAATCGTGCTGGTAGCTTCCATCATTTATTTTGTATATCTAGGGTATCGACTATTCTTTTCTCAGCCGCAAAAAATGATTTTAAAATAA
- a CDS encoding NupC/NupG family nucleoside CNT transporter, producing the protein MKYLIGILGLLVVFGLAYLASNNRKEIKYKPIVIMVVIQVLLSALLLNTKFGLIIINAIASVFGKLLSYANEGVEFVFGGIANKGSMPFFLNVLLPIVFISVLIGILQHFKILPFIMKWIGLVLSKINGMGKLESYNAVASAIVGQSEVFITVKKQLDKLPPNRLYTLCASAMSTVSMSIVGAYMTMIEPKYVVTAIVINLFGGFIISSIINPYTVTDQEDILEVQTGHKQTFFEMLGEYIMDGFKVAIIVGAMLIGFVALMAAIDNVFEMLFGLSFQHLLGYVFAPFAFIMGVPASEVVAAGGIMATKLVTNEFVAMMSLSDMASTFSAKTLGIVSVFLVSFANFSSIGIVSGAVKGLSEKQGNTVARFGLRLLYGATLVSILSAIVVSFIL; encoded by the coding sequence ATGAAATATTTAATTGGCATCTTAGGGTTACTCGTTGTCTTTGGATTAGCGTATCTTGCAAGTAATAACCGCAAAGAAATCAAATATAAACCAATCGTCATTATGGTTGTGATTCAAGTTCTTTTATCAGCTTTACTTCTAAATACAAAGTTTGGCTTGATTATTATTAATGCAATTGCCAGCGTTTTTGGAAAGCTGCTTTCATATGCAAATGAAGGGGTAGAGTTCGTATTTGGAGGCATCGCGAATAAAGGATCAATGCCGTTTTTCTTAAACGTCCTGCTTCCAATCGTTTTTATCTCTGTCTTGATTGGGATTTTGCAGCACTTTAAAATTCTTCCTTTCATTATGAAATGGATTGGTTTAGTTCTCAGCAAGATTAACGGAATGGGAAAATTAGAGTCTTATAACGCAGTAGCTTCTGCGATTGTAGGTCAGTCAGAAGTATTTATTACCGTTAAAAAGCAATTAGACAAACTGCCGCCAAACCGTTTATATACGCTTTGTGCATCAGCTATGTCGACTGTTTCAATGTCAATTGTCGGTGCTTACATGACAATGATTGAACCAAAATACGTAGTAACAGCAATTGTGATCAACTTATTTGGCGGATTTATTATTTCTTCTATCATTAACCCTTACACAGTAACGGATCAAGAAGATATTTTAGAAGTACAAACTGGTCATAAACAAACGTTCTTCGAAATGCTTGGCGAGTATATTATGGATGGATTTAAAGTAGCGATTATCGTAGGTGCGATGCTAATTGGTTTCGTTGCGCTAATGGCTGCGATTGATAACGTGTTTGAAATGTTATTTGGTCTGTCATTCCAGCATCTGCTTGGCTATGTGTTTGCACCGTTTGCATTCATTATGGGTGTTCCTGCTTCAGAAGTAGTAGCAGCGGGTGGAATTATGGCAACAAAACTTGTAACAAATGAATTTGTGGCAATGATGAGCCTGTCGGATATGGCTTCAACATTCAGTGCTAAAACGCTTGGAATTGTATCCGTATTCTTAGTATCATTTGCTAACTTCTCATCAATTGGAATCGTGTCAGGAGCTGTTAAAGGCTTAAGCGAAAAGCAAGGAAATACAGTAGCGCGCTTTGGTCTTCGTTTACTGTACGGAGCTACGCTTGTAAGCATACTGTCAGCGATTGTTGTCAGCTTCATTTTATAA
- a CDS encoding nucleoside triphosphate pyrophosphohydrolase produces MPTYNKLVRDKIPTIIEQSGKSFKSRVLQREEYQDELTKKAKEELQEYIEAQTHQEAIEELADLLEVMHALAAVHGATPEQLEKVREEKAKKRGKFDNRVYLVETEDV; encoded by the coding sequence ATGCCTACTTATAACAAGCTAGTGCGAGATAAAATTCCCACAATTATTGAACAAAGCGGAAAATCCTTCAAATCACGCGTGCTGCAGCGAGAGGAGTATCAAGACGAGCTGACGAAAAAGGCAAAAGAAGAGCTTCAAGAATACATAGAAGCCCAAACGCATCAAGAGGCTATTGAAGAGCTCGCGGATTTACTGGAAGTTATGCACGCGTTAGCAGCTGTGCACGGGGCAACGCCGGAACAGCTTGAGAAAGTGCGTGAGGAGAAGGCCAAGAAGCGTGGGAAGTTTGATAATCGGGTTTATTTAGTTGAAACAGAGGATGTATAG
- a CDS encoding GH25 family lysozyme, with the protein MKKRQFTAGLILVALVSFIFLLWSKGWLIPNAISANRYDVKGVDVSSYQGEINWNVLSKQDIQFAFIKATEGSSFQDPLFNQNWRQANRKNMRIGAYHFFSYDSKGEAQAVNFIKTVSLKNNDLPPVIDVEFYGDKTQNLPSQKHVYKELSSMIKRLESHYDKRIILYTTPKAYDLYIKNRYPECDIWIRDVVKKPTLEEQKEWAFWQYTDKGRLSGYKGKETFIDLNVFNGNKAEFERY; encoded by the coding sequence ATGAAAAAAAGACAGTTTACAGCAGGACTTATATTAGTAGCTCTTGTAAGTTTTATATTTTTACTATGGAGTAAAGGGTGGCTAATTCCAAATGCGATAAGTGCAAACCGCTATGACGTAAAAGGCGTAGACGTATCTTCTTATCAAGGGGAAATTAATTGGAACGTGCTGAGTAAACAAGATATTCAGTTTGCTTTTATTAAAGCAACCGAAGGAAGTTCATTTCAAGACCCTTTGTTTAACCAAAACTGGAGACAAGCAAATCGGAAAAACATGCGAATCGGAGCTTATCATTTTTTTAGTTACGATAGTAAAGGTGAAGCACAAGCGGTTAATTTTATTAAAACGGTTTCTCTTAAAAATAATGATTTGCCTCCCGTGATTGATGTTGAATTTTACGGAGATAAAACACAAAACCTTCCGTCTCAGAAACATGTATACAAAGAGCTTTCTAGTATGATTAAACGTCTTGAATCTCATTATGACAAGCGCATCATTCTTTATACGACGCCTAAAGCGTATGACTTGTATATTAAGAACAGATATCCCGAGTGTGATATTTGGATTCGCGACGTTGTGAAAAAGCCTACTCTTGAAGAGCAGAAAGAATGGGCGTTTTGGCAGTATACGGACAAAGGGCGGTTAAGCGGCTATAAAGGTAAAGAAACGTTTATTGATTTAAATGTGTTTAACGGAAACAAAGCAGAATTTGAAAGATACTAG
- a CDS encoding pyrimidine-nucleoside phosphorylase, whose translation MRMVDLIEKKRNGHELNKAEIDFIIEGYTKGDLPDYQLSAFAMAIYFQGMTQEERVNLTQAMVESGDQIDLSKIEGIKVDKHSTGGVGDTTTLVLGPLVAAVDVPVAKMSGRGLGHTGGTIDKLEAVPGFHVEITNEEFIRLVNTNKIAVIGQSGDLTPADKKLYALRDVTATVDSIPLIASSIMSKKIAAGADAICLDVKTGNGAFMKKLEDAEELAKAMVEIGKGVGRNTKAIISDMSQPLGFAVGNALEVKEAIDTLKGEGPEDLTELCLTLGSHMVVLAEKANSLDEARAMLQEVIKNGKALESFKTFLSAQGGDASVADDPSKLPDAAHKIEVPAKEDGYISEIVAEKIGVAAMKLGAGRATKESEIDLAVGIMLNKKVGDSVKKGDSLVTIHSNSEDVQEVMDIVYDSYSTVAEKVEAPTLIYKEIH comes from the coding sequence ATGAGAATGGTTGACTTAATTGAAAAAAAACGTAATGGACATGAATTAAATAAAGCTGAAATCGATTTTATTATCGAAGGTTATACAAAAGGGGATTTACCTGATTATCAGTTATCGGCATTTGCGATGGCGATTTACTTTCAAGGAATGACGCAAGAAGAACGCGTAAATTTAACGCAAGCAATGGTTGAATCAGGCGATCAAATCGACTTATCAAAAATTGAAGGTATTAAAGTAGACAAACACAGCACAGGCGGCGTAGGCGATACAACAACACTTGTATTAGGACCTTTAGTAGCTGCAGTTGATGTACCGGTTGCCAAAATGTCTGGCCGCGGCTTAGGACATACTGGCGGTACGATCGATAAACTTGAAGCAGTGCCTGGCTTCCACGTTGAAATTACAAATGAAGAATTCATTCGTTTAGTAAACACAAATAAAATTGCGGTTATCGGTCAAAGCGGAGACTTAACGCCAGCGGATAAAAAACTTTATGCGCTTCGTGATGTAACAGCAACGGTTGATTCGATTCCGTTAATTGCAAGCTCGATTATGAGTAAGAAAATCGCAGCTGGAGCAGATGCAATTTGCCTGGATGTAAAAACTGGGAACGGCGCGTTTATGAAAAAGCTTGAAGATGCTGAAGAATTAGCAAAAGCAATGGTTGAAATCGGAAAAGGCGTAGGTCGAAACACAAAAGCAATCATTTCCGATATGAGCCAGCCTCTAGGTTTTGCGGTTGGTAATGCGCTTGAAGTGAAAGAAGCTATCGACACGTTAAAAGGCGAAGGACCTGAAGATTTAACAGAGCTTTGCTTAACGTTAGGAAGTCACATGGTTGTACTTGCTGAAAAAGCAAACAGCTTAGACGAAGCTCGTGCAATGCTTCAAGAAGTAATTAAAAACGGAAAAGCACTAGAATCATTCAAAACATTCTTAAGCGCACAAGGCGGAGACGCTTCTGTTGCAGACGATCCGTCTAAATTACCGGATGCAGCGCACAAAATTGAAGTGCCAGCAAAAGAAGATGGATACATTTCAGAAATCGTTGCAGAAAAAATCGGCGTAGCAGCAATGAAGCTAGGTGCAGGACGCGCAACAAAAGAATCTGAAATCGACTTAGCAGTTGGTATCATGCTTAATAAAAAAGTTGGAGATTCAGTGAAAAAAGGCGACTCTCTTGTTACCATCCACAGCAACAGCGAAGATGTACAGGAAGTAATGGATATCGTTTATGATTCTTACAGCACGGTTGCTGAAAAAGTGGAAGCTCCGACGTTAATTTATAAAGAAATTCATTAA
- the htpX gene encoding protease HtpX has translation MLKRISLFIFINILVLITITTITSLLGVQSYMGSSGYGGLLAFSVIAGFSGAIISLMMSRVMAKWMMGVQVIDERSPQGEYERFVLEETHRLASVAGLRKMPQVGIYHSAEVNAFATGPSKRRSLVAVSSGMLERMDRDAISGVIAHEIAHIKSGDMVTTTLLQGVLNTFVIFFSRLVAKAVSNFVREEFTMVVYFLTSIVFEILFSILSSPIIFWHSRRREFKADELAAKLGGKEKMIYALESLRHTTSLVDDRQKSIAAFKISGKEKFSRLFSTHPPLEKRIERLHSL, from the coding sequence GTGCTAAAACGAATTTCACTGTTTATTTTCATTAATATTTTAGTATTAATTACAATCACAACGATTACATCTTTATTAGGTGTTCAAAGCTATATGGGAAGCAGCGGTTACGGCGGCCTGCTGGCATTTAGTGTAATTGCCGGCTTCAGCGGCGCGATTATTTCTCTTATGATGTCCCGCGTGATGGCAAAGTGGATGATGGGTGTTCAAGTTATTGATGAACGTTCCCCTCAAGGTGAATACGAACGATTTGTTCTAGAAGAAACGCACCGACTTGCATCTGTTGCAGGATTAAGAAAAATGCCTCAGGTCGGAATTTATCACTCAGCAGAAGTTAACGCTTTTGCAACAGGGCCAAGTAAAAGACGCTCACTTGTTGCCGTTTCAAGCGGAATGCTTGAACGCATGGACCGCGATGCGATCAGCGGCGTTATCGCTCACGAAATAGCGCATATTAAAAGCGGTGATATGGTCACAACTACGCTTCTGCAAGGAGTATTAAATACATTCGTTATCTTCTTCTCTCGTTTAGTAGCCAAAGCGGTGTCAAACTTTGTTCGAGAAGAGTTTACGATGGTTGTTTATTTCCTTACATCGATTGTATTTGAGATTCTCTTTAGTATCTTAAGCAGCCCAATTATCTTCTGGCATTCAAGAAGACGTGAATTCAAAGCCGATGAGCTTGCAGCTAAACTCGGCGGTAAAGAAAAAATGATTTATGCGTTAGAATCGCTTCGTCATACTACTTCATTAGTAGATGACCGTCAAAAATCAATTGCCGCTTTTAAAATTAGCGGTAAAGAAAAGTTCTCACGCTTATTTTCTACTCACCCGCCGCTTGAAAAACGCATTGAGCGCTTGCATTCACTATAA
- a CDS encoding sugar-binding transcriptional regulator, whose amino-acid sequence MDQEKFNKVIEAARMYYILDYNQSEIAKKLGVSRPTVSRLLQTAKEEGIVQIKIVDSSINSEKLSSQLEQKFNLKKAIVTPVPQYENHIIKSHLGVAAADYLYDIVKDGDIIGVTWGTTLYQVAIDLKQKYVNDVQVVQLKGGVSHSETSTYASEIMYLFGKAYNTPPMHLPLPVIVDHVVVKKAMETDRHIKRILDLGKQANIAVFTTGPIKTDSLLFQLGYFSEQDVEMISSRAVGDICSRFFDKDGQICNESLDERTLGLDLEELKKKEYAILVAGGDQKIDSIYGALQGKFANVLVTDQFTARFLLDKQE is encoded by the coding sequence ATGGATCAAGAGAAATTTAATAAAGTGATTGAAGCGGCAAGGATGTATTATATTCTTGATTATAATCAAAGTGAAATTGCAAAAAAGCTTGGTGTATCAAGGCCTACGGTTTCTCGATTGCTGCAGACAGCAAAAGAAGAAGGCATTGTTCAGATTAAAATTGTGGATTCATCTATCAATAGTGAAAAATTGTCTTCTCAGCTTGAACAAAAATTCAATTTAAAAAAAGCAATCGTCACACCGGTGCCTCAATATGAAAATCACATTATTAAAAGTCATCTAGGCGTGGCAGCAGCTGACTATCTCTATGACATCGTAAAAGATGGAGACATTATTGGGGTGACGTGGGGAACAACTCTTTATCAAGTGGCCATCGATTTAAAACAAAAGTATGTGAATGACGTGCAGGTTGTGCAGTTAAAAGGCGGAGTAAGCCATTCGGAAACGAGCACGTATGCTTCTGAAATTATGTACTTATTTGGAAAGGCATACAATACGCCTCCTATGCACCTTCCTCTGCCTGTGATTGTCGATCACGTGGTAGTTAAAAAAGCAATGGAAACTGATCGTCATATTAAGCGCATTTTAGATTTAGGCAAACAAGCCAATATTGCCGTATTTACTACGGGACCCATTAAAACCGATTCGCTGCTTTTTCAGCTTGGCTACTTTTCCGAACAAGATGTAGAGATGATTTCCTCGCGAGCAGTGGGAGACATTTGTTCACGCTTTTTTGATAAAGATGGACAAATTTGCAATGAAAGCCTGGACGAACGGACGCTTGGACTTGATTTGGAAGAACTGAAGAAGAAAGAGTACGCCATTTTAGTAGCTGGCGGCGATCAGAAAATTGACAGTATTTACGGAGCGCTGCAAGGGAAATTTGCGAATGTGCTCGTTACTGATCAGTTTACGGCGCGCTTTTTGTTGGATAAACAAGAGTAA
- a CDS encoding MBL fold metallo-hydrolase, with protein sequence MSLDNKVIRIELPTPFPIGPVNVFLLKAEKLTLIDAGMKTKEAWSVFEEELRKEGYEVTDIEQVILTHQHPDHTGFLEWLPSDIPVYGHKLVEPWIYQDEEFVQQHSELYRNFLMEFGVSDDVMEEWLRKATAAIQVYSPKGQKLAGYLKEGDTLPYASEWEVIETPGHSLSQLMFYNRKEKVAFGGDHILPKVPSNPYLEPTIQNPKPTPLLDYLASLEKTLNYDIDLIYSGHGEPLSDIHSLIMERIQKQHKWALRVLQAMGEGKKTTLEVSAAFFPDMYQKAPDFIFSEVYGQLTYLEKEGYVELTKNEDGVLLWEAIRVLVPQS encoded by the coding sequence ATGAGTTTAGATAATAAAGTGATACGCATTGAGCTGCCTACACCATTTCCGATTGGACCGGTCAATGTATTTTTATTAAAAGCAGAAAAGTTAACGTTAATTGATGCAGGTATGAAAACAAAAGAAGCGTGGAGCGTTTTTGAAGAGGAACTACGTAAAGAAGGATATGAAGTAACAGACATTGAACAAGTTATTCTTACTCATCAGCATCCGGATCACACTGGATTTTTAGAATGGCTGCCGAGTGATATACCGGTTTACGGTCATAAGCTTGTTGAGCCTTGGATTTACCAAGATGAAGAGTTTGTTCAGCAGCATAGCGAGCTATACCGTAATTTTCTTATGGAGTTTGGAGTCAGTGATGATGTAATGGAAGAATGGCTTCGTAAAGCAACGGCTGCGATTCAAGTGTATTCACCTAAAGGTCAGAAGCTAGCGGGTTATTTAAAAGAAGGAGATACACTTCCGTATGCAAGTGAGTGGGAAGTAATTGAAACGCCGGGACATTCCTTGAGTCAGCTGATGTTTTACAATCGCAAAGAAAAGGTGGCGTTTGGCGGAGATCATATTTTGCCAAAAGTACCGTCAAATCCATATTTAGAGCCAACTATTCAAAATCCTAAGCCAACGCCGCTATTGGACTACTTAGCGTCTCTTGAAAAAACGTTGAACTACGACATTGATTTGATTTACAGCGGACATGGTGAACCGCTTAGTGACATTCATTCTTTAATTATGGAACGTATTCAAAAGCAGCATAAATGGGCGCTGCGCGTGTTACAAGCGATGGGTGAAGGAAAGAAAACAACGCTTGAAGTAAGCGCAGCTTTTTTCCCGGATATGTATCAAAAAGCACCCGACTTTATTTTCTCAGAAGTGTACGGCCAGCTTACGTATCTAGAGAAAGAAGGATACGTTGAATTAACAAAAAATGAGGACGGCGTCTTGCTGTGGGAAGCTATACGTGTGCTTGTTCCTCAGTCATAA
- the plsY gene encoding glycerol-3-phosphate 1-O-acyltransferase PlsY, translating to MNVLTNAIIILLAYLIGSIPFALVIGKGFYKTDVRKHGSGNLGATNTFRTLGKKAGIIVLIGDIAKGSLAVCLPLIINSHLHMLVPGFIAILGHSYPVFARFKGGKSVATAAGVFLAFSPLAFILGILAFLISLKISKYVSLSSPIGALVAFLASIYVGDVVLMVFAAIIFVFITWKHIKNFKRIKLGTEPKVNF from the coding sequence ATGAACGTACTAACAAACGCCATAATTATCTTATTAGCTTATTTAATTGGATCAATTCCTTTTGCTTTAGTGATTGGAAAGGGCTTTTACAAAACCGATGTTCGCAAGCACGGAAGCGGTAACTTAGGAGCTACTAATACTTTTCGCACTTTAGGAAAGAAAGCAGGTATTATAGTATTGATCGGCGATATAGCAAAAGGCTCGCTAGCTGTCTGTTTACCGCTTATTATAAATAGTCACTTGCATATGCTTGTCCCTGGATTTATCGCTATCCTTGGACATAGCTATCCGGTTTTTGCAAGGTTTAAAGGAGGAAAATCTGTAGCAACTGCCGCTGGTGTATTCCTTGCATTTTCACCATTAGCTTTCATTCTAGGGATTCTAGCTTTTTTAATTTCTCTCAAAATTTCTAAATACGTATCCTTATCTTCACCTATTGGCGCATTGGTTGCCTTTTTAGCATCAATCTATGTAGGCGATGTAGTATTGATGGTATTTGCAGCCATTATTTTTGTTTTTATTACGTGGAAGCATATTAAAAACTTCAAGCGCATTAAATTGGGTACAGAACCTAAGGTTAATTTTTAA
- the deoC gene encoding deoxyribose-phosphate aldolase — protein MSQNITGIIDHTLLKADATEEQITVLAQEAKEYSFASVCVNPTWVKKAAELLKDAPEVKVCTVIGFPLGATTSAVKAFETTNAIENGADEVDMVINIGALKDKNYDLVQSDIQAVVDAAKGKALVKVIIETSLLTDEEKAKVSELAVKAGADFVKTSTGFSTGGATVEDVALMRKTVGPDVGVKASGGVRGLEDAKAMIEAGATRIGASSGVSIAKGQLSNSDY, from the coding sequence ATGAGTCAAAACATTACGGGAATTATTGATCATACATTATTAAAAGCAGATGCAACAGAAGAGCAAATTACGGTTTTAGCACAAGAAGCAAAAGAATATTCATTCGCTTCGGTCTGTGTAAACCCAACGTGGGTAAAAAAAGCAGCTGAGTTATTAAAAGATGCTCCAGAAGTAAAAGTATGTACGGTAATCGGCTTCCCTCTTGGAGCTACTACTTCAGCAGTGAAAGCATTCGAAACAACAAATGCAATCGAAAACGGTGCAGACGAAGTAGATATGGTGATCAACATCGGCGCGTTAAAAGATAAAAACTATGACCTAGTGCAAAGCGATATTCAAGCAGTAGTAGATGCTGCAAAAGGCAAAGCGCTAGTAAAAGTAATCATTGAAACATCTCTTTTAACTGACGAAGAAAAAGCAAAAGTTTCTGAGCTAGCTGTAAAAGCTGGAGCTGATTTTGTTAAAACGTCAACGGGCTTCTCAACAGGAGGCGCAACGGTAGAAGACGTAGCGCTTATGAGAAAAACGGTGGGACCAGATGTAGGTGTAAAAGCTTCTGGCGGCGTTCGCGGCTTAGAAGATGCAAAAGCAATGATTGAAGCAGGTGCAACACGTATTGGTGCAAGCTCTGGCGTATCAATTGCAAAAGGTCAATTAAGCAACTCTGATTATTAA
- a CDS encoding YnfA family protein, with product MIKAIFLFILAGLAEIGGGYLIWQWLREGASSWLGLLGGIALVLYGVIATWQSFPDFGRVYAAYGGIFIVLSLFWTWWVDKKMPDTYDWIGGLVCLIGVAVMLWPRS from the coding sequence ATGATTAAAGCGATTTTTCTTTTTATCTTAGCGGGTCTTGCTGAGATTGGCGGCGGCTATCTGATTTGGCAGTGGCTGCGTGAAGGAGCTTCAAGCTGGTTAGGGCTGCTGGGCGGTATCGCTTTGGTGCTGTACGGCGTCATTGCTACGTGGCAGTCGTTCCCGGACTTTGGGCGTGTATATGCAGCTTACGGGGGTATTTTTATTGTTTTAAGCTTGTTTTGGACGTGGTGGGTTGATAAAAAAATGCCCGATACATACGATTGGATTGGCGGGCTTGTGTGTCTAATTGGCGTAGCGGTTATGCTTTGGCCGAGAAGTTAA